The DNA segment CGCCAGTGAACTAACTGAAACCTTAGTCTGGCGAGAAATAGAATACAGTGTATCCCCCTTTCGCACAGTGTGACTCGCGGGACCAAGGAACCTTGTGATAAGTAGTTGATCGCCAATCCGTAGACGATATGGAGGTGAAAGCTGATTATCTTTGATAAAATTTCGTATTGGAATGCCGTATTTTTTTGATATCCGGTAAACAGTATCGCCTCGCCGAACAACATGGATGGATCGTTCATTAGGCGTTTCCACGTACCTGACAAAATTCCCCCTGCTATCGCTAAGAGAGCTACAGCCAGCCAACAGTCCAAGCAACTTTGCCAGCATCATAAAACGGACAGTTTTCCGTCTCATCATTTCCTCAAAATAATAGGGTCACCTACTGGTTATCCCATCTGTTTTTGGCATTCCACCAATTAAGGGTAGAAACCTGACATCAAAAAGACCCTGAGCATCAACCCCATCTCGATTTTTTGCAATGCGCATTACCTTTTGAACACCGTGTTCTGGCCCAATGGGTGTTACCATAACACCATCTTCCGCCAATTGGCCCAAAAGAATATCGGGTATATTCTCGGTTGATGCAGCGACGATAATACGGTCAAACGGTGACTGCACGGGCCAACCTTTTTGGCCGTCGCCCAACTGTGCAGTGACATTAAAGCATTTGATAACTTCAAGCCTCGCCTCAGCATCGGCGAGCAAAGTAGCATGTCTCTCGATCGAATAGACTCTACGATAAAGATGCGAAAGAATTGCCGTCTGATACCCTGAGCCAGTACCTATCTCCAACACCTTCAACCGTTTTCCGATGCCAAGCGCACTTATCATCCGTGCAACGACATTTGGATCGCTAATGGTTTGCCCCATGCCTATTGGCAGCGCCGTTTCATCGTAGGACCTATCTCGAAAAGTAGGAGGCACAAAAAAATCGCGTGGTACGCGCTCAAAGGCAGAGATTATCTTTGAATCTGTTACGCCGGCCTGACGAAGTGATATGACTAACCGAATTTTTTGCGATGCGAGAGCCTCAGAAATTTTTCTTCTCCTGCTAACATCAATCTTTATTAAATAAAGTCTTTAGTTCACGAAGTGTCCCTGCATGCGTTTGGTTTGCATGTAATGGAGTTACAGAAATAGCGCCTCGCTCGACTGCTTTATTATCTGTATCACCATGTCCCACAGATTGTCCCGGATGGGGATTTCCGATCATGTACAAATTATTTTTACGAGGGTCCGTAACCTCAATTATCTGGTACGACTTACTGCGCTGCCCCTGACGGACTGCAATAACCTCAGAAACTTTTTCACCATTTTGAACGGGGAAGTTTATATTCATAAAAACATCCCTTCGCCATTTCAGCGATAGTAACCGAGTAATGATATCTGGAGCAAACCGTTTGGCAATAGACCAATTCGTCTTTCCACCATTTTCTGACTGTTGACTTAATGAGATAGAGGGTATCCCAAGCATCGCACCCTCCATGGCAGCAGCAACAGTCCCCGAATAACTAATATCATCAGCGATATTTAAACCTTGATTGATACCGGATAATACTAAATCAGGCGGACTGTCTTTCATGATGGTATTGATCGCCATTAACACGCAATCGGTTGGAGTTCCCACAACCGAATACTTTCTTTTTGAGACTCTCTCAATACGAATGGTCGCGTTAAGCGTTAATGAATGACTGGACCCACTTTTCTCTGTTTCCGGAGCAAATATCCAGATGTCGTTGGACATTTCACGCGCAATTTTTTCTAAAATCCGCAAACCTGGGGCATTGATCCCATCATCATTAACAAGCAATATACGCTTCCCTATTGGATCAATTGGCGTGGCTGACACAAACTAGCCCTTTTCAATTTTCGTAATGCCATTTAGGTATGGCTGCAAAGCACTCGGAATAGTGATTGACCCATCGGGATTTTGATAATTCTCAAGAATAGCTATAAGGGTCCGGCCTACTGCCAAACCGGAACCGTTCAGGGTGTGCACAAAGCTGGTTCCTTTCTGACCCGGTGATTTAAAGCGTGCATTGAGCCGCCGAGCTTGAAAACATTGGCAAGATGAACAACTTGACACCTCTCGAAAACTATTCTGCCCGGGCAGCCATACCTCGAGATCGTAGGTTTTAGAAGCTGAAAAGCCAATATCTCCAGTACATAGCGTGATCACTCGATAAGTAAGTCCCAAACGCTTCAGGACCTCCTCGGCACATGACGTCATTCGTTCTAATTCCATTTTTGAGTCTTCAGGATGGACGACACTCACTAATTCAACTTTATTGAACTGATGCTGACGTAACATTCCACGAGTATCTTTTCCTGCTGCACCAGCTTCCGACCGGAAACAAGGCGTCCAAGCGGTTAGACGTAATGGCAGATCACTAGCATTCAGAACTTTCCCCGCAACAAAATTTGTAAGTGGAACTTCAGCGGTCGGGATTAGCCAATGATCACCATCTGTTTTATAAAGGTCATCTGAAAATTTTGGCAATTGCCCTGTCCCAAAAAGGGCTTGCTCACGCACAAGAACGGGCGGCACAGATTCTATGTAGCCAAACTCAGCACAGTGCAGGTCAAGCATAAAATTACCGAGTGCGCGATCGAGTTTGGCCAACATACCTTTTAATATTACAAATCTTGATCCAGCCATTTGCGCTGCAGTCTCAAAATCCATTAATCCTAGTGACTCTCCCAGATCAAAATGCTCTTTAGGAAACTCAATCATAGGCTTCTTGCCAACCTCACGCTCAAGCCGATTAGCAGTCTCATCTTGACCGTCTGGTATGCTCGGGTCAGGCAGGTTTGGTATAACTTCCAATATTGCGTTCAATTCAGCATCAATATCTTTTTCTATTTTTTCGGCCTCAATCAGTTTCTCTTTAAGCTTGGATACCTCCTCCATTAATTTGCAAGCATCCTCCCCTGCCTTTTTCATTTCTCCGATTTTCTTTGAAATGTCATTCCGTGATTGTTGAAGGTTTTGCATTTCGGTCTGAGCTGAACGCCGTTTTTGATCGAGCGCTATAATGTGATCTACTGGGGGCACAAATCCACGGCGTCTCAAAAGCGAATCAAATTCGTCGGGCTTTTCACGAATATAACGAATATCATGCATGGTATTTGAAATGTCCCATTAGGCAGTTGCTAAATATTACGATTAAAATTTACGCCGCCGTCGATGTTAATCATTTACTTCACTTTGCCCCAGAGCTAAACGTTTGCGTTCAAGGACAATCGAACACCAGATAGAAATTTCATAAAGAAATATTATGGGAATAGCCAATGCGAACTGACTTAACGGATCTGGTGGAGTCAAGATGGCAGCAGCTACAAAAGCGATCACAAAAGCATATCGACGTTTTTGTTTTAACAATTCTATGGACACCAAACCCGATCGGGTTAAAAGAACTAAAACAACTGGAAGTTCGAAGCTCAACCCAAAGGCAAAGATAAGCCTCATTACTAAGGAGAGGTATTCATTAACTTTAGGTTCAAGTTCTATAGCAATTTGGCCTCCGGTTGCCACTTGTTGAAATCCCGCAAAAAACTCCCACGCTATGGGTAAAACTAAATAATATACAAAAGCACCACCTGTGAAAAAAAGAACTGGCGAAGCGATGAGAAAAGGTAAAAAGGCTAATTTTTCATTACTATACAGCCCCGGCGCCACGAACTTCCAAACCTGATTAGCCACGATTGGAAACGACAAGAATCCAGCAGTAAAAAAAGCTACTTTCAAATCAGTGAAGAATTTCTCGTGCATTGCCGTGTAAATCAGCCTTTTACCCTCCTGACCGTGCCACAGGTCATTAAGGGGATTAACTAGAAAATTAAATATAGGGCCTGCAAAATAGAGGCTGACTATAAAAGCTATAAGCAATGCACCCACTGAATATAAAAGTCGTCGTCGCAGCTCCACTAAATGGGCAAGTAGTGGCAACTTAGGATCATTAATCGCTTCGGCATCCTTTTGGTTTTTGTCACTTGGCCTGACTGTTTCAGATCCATCGCTCATGGCAATGCTTTGTCTGAGTCAGATTCAGAATTATGCGGTTTTTTATCTTTCTCAACAATATCATCTAATTCATTAAATTCGGTTTCTAAATCAAGCTCTTCATCAACGTTCTTGACAATATTTCTATACGGAACTGTTGACAGGTCTTTGCGTACCTCATCGAGTTCTGCCTCTCGGGCCAGATCATCGAACCCAGACTGAAGATCAAACATCAGCTCTCTCATCCGCCTCACCGCACGAGTGCATGTTCTAAGAACACTGGGTAATTCCTGTGGACCTACAAGCACAACAGTTACAACCGCTATAATAATCAGCTCAGGCCAGCCAATATCAAACATGCATTTGTGTCTCTAAGGTAAATTAGGTGCAAACTCTTACTTTCTAACTTTTACTTTTTTTGATTCCTCTTCAAGAATCTCAGTAGCAGTTGTGTTAATCGTCTTTGGCTCAATCTCTCCCACATCCAGCGGCTTTTCACTCTTATTTTCATCCTTTATGTTCTGCTTGAAATTCCTGAGTCCTTTTCCAAAATCACCCATTATTTGCGAAATCTTTCCGCGACCACCAAAAACCAACAGAGCAAGTGCAACTAGTATCAAAATTTCCCACGGACCCAGCGACATCAATTTCTCCTTTTTTGAAAGTTTTCCTCATCGAGGTGGGAATAAAAAAATTTATCATACAAGTTAGGAAGACTATGGGCAAAAGATGACTGTAAATATATTCATGCCTTAGGAAAAATGAAAGTTTGGTTCGGGTCAATATCAATTCTCAGCCTTTCATTTTGTTCCGGCAAAAAGCGTCCGGGCATGCGTGAATGAAGGTGGACCTTTTCCCCATTCATCCCGTTGGCACAAAGATGGATAAGGGAGGAATATCCTAACATGCGCGCTTCCAGCGCCTGCACCCCAAACTCAACGGATGGGTTCGTCAGGCGGGTTAAGCGAAGCGCTTCCGGCCTTATAAGGATCTCAACTTCTGTTCCTCCTGCGATATTTCCTGAATCTATCATACCAATTGTTGTATTTACCTTTCCATTTTCAACAAATCCGTTAACACGGTTAACTTCGCTGAAAAATTCAGTTACA comes from the Pseudomonadota bacterium genome and includes:
- a CDS encoding protein-L-isoaspartate(D-aspartate) O-methyltransferase — translated: MSEALASQKIRLVISLRQAGVTDSKIISAFERVPRDFFVPPTFRDRSYDETALPIGMGQTISDPNVVARMISALGIGKRLKVLEIGTGSGYQTAILSHLYRRVYSIERHATLLADAEARLEVIKCFNVTAQLGDGQKGWPVQSPFDRIIVAASTENIPDILLGQLAEDGVMVTPIGPEHGVQKVMRIAKNRDGVDAQGLFDVRFLPLIGGMPKTDGITSR
- the surE gene encoding 5'/3'-nucleotidase SurE; amino-acid sequence: MSATPIDPIGKRILLVNDDGINAPGLRILEKIAREMSNDIWIFAPETEKSGSSHSLTLNATIRIERVSKRKYSVVGTPTDCVLMAINTIMKDSPPDLVLSGINQGLNIADDISYSGTVAAAMEGAMLGIPSISLSQQSENGGKTNWSIAKRFAPDIITRLLSLKWRRDVFMNINFPVQNGEKVSEVIAVRQGQRSKSYQIIEVTDPRKNNLYMIGNPHPGQSVGHGDTDNKAVERGAISVTPLHANQTHAGTLRELKTLFNKD
- the serS gene encoding serine--tRNA ligase — translated: MHDIRYIREKPDEFDSLLRRRGFVPPVDHIIALDQKRRSAQTEMQNLQQSRNDISKKIGEMKKAGEDACKLMEEVSKLKEKLIEAEKIEKDIDAELNAILEVIPNLPDPSIPDGQDETANRLEREVGKKPMIEFPKEHFDLGESLGLMDFETAAQMAGSRFVILKGMLAKLDRALGNFMLDLHCAEFGYIESVPPVLVREQALFGTGQLPKFSDDLYKTDGDHWLIPTAEVPLTNFVAGKVLNASDLPLRLTAWTPCFRSEAGAAGKDTRGMLRQHQFNKVELVSVVHPEDSKMELERMTSCAEEVLKRLGLTYRVITLCTGDIGFSASKTYDLEVWLPGQNSFREVSSCSSCQCFQARRLNARFKSPGQKGTSFVHTLNGSGLAVGRTLIAILENYQNPDGSITIPSALQPYLNGITKIEKG
- the tatC gene encoding twin-arginine translocase subunit TatC; translated protein: MSDGSETVRPSDKNQKDAEAINDPKLPLLAHLVELRRRLLYSVGALLIAFIVSLYFAGPIFNFLVNPLNDLWHGQEGKRLIYTAMHEKFFTDLKVAFFTAGFLSFPIVANQVWKFVAPGLYSNEKLAFLPFLIASPVLFFTGGAFVYYLVLPIAWEFFAGFQQVATGGQIAIELEPKVNEYLSLVMRLIFAFGLSFELPVVLVLLTRSGLVSIELLKQKRRYAFVIAFVAAAILTPPDPLSQFALAIPIIFLYEISIWCSIVLERKRLALGQSEVND
- the tatB gene encoding Sec-independent protein translocase protein TatB, encoding MFDIGWPELIIIAVVTVVLVGPQELPSVLRTCTRAVRRMRELMFDLQSGFDDLAREAELDEVRKDLSTVPYRNIVKNVDEELDLETEFNELDDIVEKDKKPHNSESDSDKALP
- a CDS encoding twin-arginine translocase TatA/TatE family subunit, which encodes MSLGPWEILILVALALLVFGGRGKISQIMGDFGKGLRNFKQNIKDENKSEKPLDVGEIEPKTINTTATEILEEESKKVKVRK